The Mannheimia pernigra sequence TACTCAAAATAAACTCTTTACGCAAAATTTATAGCACATTTTACCCTCTCGCCTATTTTTTATCTAGAAATAATCTGCATAAATCTGATATTGCACAAATAAAAAAACCACGATTTTTTTAATATCGTGGCTCTATTCATTATTTTAGAATTATTTTGTTAAGGTTAAAACAACGCTCTCGCCTGCAACAACTTGACCGTTTAATTTAGATAAGTTGCTGATTTCGTCCATATTTGAAATCACAATTGGTGTTAAAACAGATTTAGCTTTACCTTCAAGTAAGGCTAAATCAAATTTAATGATAGGATCGCCCACTTTTACAGTTTGACCTTCTGTCGCAACACGAGAGAAGCCTTCGCCTTTTAATTCAACGGTATCAATACCAAAGTGAACAAATAACTCAACGCCATCTTCAGACTCAATAGAAAATGCGTGGTTAGTTTCAAAAATCTTACCAATTGTCCCATTTACTGGTGCAACAATAACATCACCTGCAGGACGAATTGCAATGCCATCGCCTACGATTTTTTCAGAAAAAACCACATCTGGCACATCTTCAATGTTTACTATCTCACCTGTTAATGGTGAATAAATTTTGATTTCTTGGCTCTCTTTTTGTTTTGAACCAAATAATTTATCAAATAAACCCATCTTAAAATCTCCCTCAGATATTACAGAATTCCTATACATTTTATACGAGAATTTTGTATTTGTATGCTAAATAATTCAAGTTAGTTTAATTTTTGATAAAACTCATCAACTAAACGTTCAATATCCGCAACGGTTGGTTGAGCAAGTGCTTTATCAGCTAATGCTTTCGTCTCAGCAAAATGAATTGAGCGGATTAATTTCTTAATATGTGGCACAGAAATACCACTCATACTAAACTCATCTAAGCCCATTCCAAGTAATAATGCGGTTGCACGCACATCACCTGCTAACTCACCACACATACCCGTCCATTTACCTTCAGCGTGCGAAGCATCTATTACTTGCTTAATTAAATTTAGCACAGATGGGCTTAATGGATTGTATAAGTGAGCAATAATTTCATTCCCACGATCCACTGCAAGTGTATATTGAGTTAAGTCATTCGTACCAATACTAAAGAAGTCCGCTTCTTTTGCTAAGTGGCGAGCATTTATCGCAGCCGATGGAGTTTCCACCATAATACCCAGTTTTAAGTTTTCATCAAAAGCGTGACCTTCACTGCGTAATTGCTCTTTTAATTCTGCCACGATAGATTTCAACAAACGAATCTCTTCTACTGAAATAATCATTGGGAACATTACCGCTAAGTTACCGAATGCTGAGGCACGCAATACTGCACGTAATTGAGTATCTAAAATTTCACGACGAGTGAAACCAATACGCACTGCACGCCAACCTAAGAAAGGATTCATCTCTTTCGGTAAGTCTAAGTATGGTAATTCTTTATCGCCACCAATATCCATAGTACGAAGAATAACCATCTTACCATCCATCGCTTCTACGATTTCTTTATAGGCTTGAAACTGCTCTTCTTCACTCGGTAATTGGCTCCGATCCATAAATAAAAACTCAGTACGGTATAAACCAACCCCTTCAGCACCGTTACGCAAAATTCCATCTACATCACGAATAGTACCAATATTACCTGCTACATCAACTTTATGACCATCTAAGGTTTCAGCTGGTAACTCTTTTAATTTAGCCAGTTCTTCTTTTTCTGCTTTTAATTTATCCTGTAAGGATTTAAATTCTTCAATTTTTTCTTCTGATGGGTTTAAATGCACTTCGTTATTAATGGCATCTAAAATTAAGAAATCACCCGTTTTTACTAAAGAAGTCACATTGTTTGTGCCTACAATCGCAGGAAGCTCTAACGAACGAGCCATAATAGAAGTGTGGGAAGTTCGACCACCAATATCAGTAATAAAGCCTAATACTTTATCTAAATTTAATTGTGCCGTTTCAGAAGGGGTTAAATCGTAAGCGACTAAAATAACTTCATCTTGAATATCGCCTAAATCAATAATATTCATATTTAAAATATTACGCACTAAGCGATTACCGATATCACGAATATCGCCTGCACGCTCTTTTAAATATTCATCATCAATTTCTGCAAGCATTGAGGCTTGCATTTCAATTACCTTACTTGCTGCAACATCTGCAGTCACAAGATTATCACTCAGATAACTTAGAATTTCTTCTTCCAGTTCTTCATCTTCTAAGATCATTAAATGACCTTCAAAAATCGCTTCTTTTTCCTCACCTAAGGTTCGGCGAGCTTTTTCTTTAATTGCGGTTAATTGAGCTACAGCTTTTTCACGTCCATCAAAAAATTTCGCTTTTTCCGCCTCAATTTCGCTTGAGGTAATTTTGCGAGCATTCAATATAATCGGCTCTTCTTTTAAAACTAATGCCTTTCCGAATACAGCACCAGGGGAAGCTGCGATACCTGTAATCATAATCGTGTCCTTATGTAAGATGATAAATCGTCTCGATATTACATAGCAAAACACTTTATTACAGCATTTCGCTGCAATAAAGTGATATAAATCTTAATCCAAGAATAGAAAAAATTACTCTAAAGTAGGAATCAAATCTACTAAGAAATCAACTGCTTTTTGCTCGTCTTCACCGTCAGCAGAAATAGTGATGGTTGTACCTTGAGTTAACCCCAATGTTTGTAATTTAAATAAGCTTTTTGCACTTGCACTTTTACCACCTGAAGCAACCGTAATATCTGATACAAAACCTTTAGCGGCTTTAACAAACTCAGCTGCAGGACGGGTGTGTAAACCATTAGGAGCTGTAATAACAACATCTTTTGAGTACATAATGTATTCCTCTTAAATTTGAGAGTTAAAAAAATTTATTTTTAATCAATTGATTTTCAACCGCAACTTTACTACAAATTTAAATTAAAAACACGCTAAAAAAAGTAAAAAACTTGTTGCATCATACCCCAAAATTGCTATTTTTTTGAGCTAATTTAAAAATCATTTGCTAAATGTCAAGATTCTAGCATACTGCCAGATGGAAATGTTACAATAATTTCAGCACGATTTTCCCTTAATTTTCAACATTTGGAGCAATATGCTTAGCAAATTAACCAAAACAACAGCCTGGTTTATCTACTTCAGCATTATTGCACTTTATGGCTTTAGTTTATGGTCACTGGTCGGACATCAGCAAGATACTACCTTAATTTCTGGCATTTATGTATTAAAAATTCTGGGTTATAGTTCACTACAAGCTACCCTTTCTGCTGTACTTTCACTGATTTTAGGTAGCTTTTTAGCGAGATCTTTTTTCTATTTAGACTTTAAAGGCAAACAATTACTTTATAAAACCCTATCTTTTGTTTGGGCATTGCCTTCTCTTGTGATTATTTTTGCTGTGATTGGCGTATTCGGTCATTCAGGCTGGCTGGCACACCTTTTTCAATTTTTAGGTTGGGAATGGAAGTTTAATTTGTATGGCTTGCAAGGCATTATCATTGCTCACTGTTTATTCAATATCCCATTTGTGATGAAATATTACATTAGCGGATTAAACCTCATCCCAAGTAATCGCTTTCAACTTGCTGCTCAATTAAATTTAAAGGGACGGCACTATATTCAAATTGTGGAGCTACCTGTCATCAGAACGCTTTTACCTTACATTTTTATGACGGTCTTTCTAGTTTGCTTCACCAGCTTCCCGATTGTTTTAATGCTAGGTGGAAGTCCGAAATATAGCACTTTAGAAGTTGCTATTTATCAAGCCGTGACGTTTGAGTTTGATTTTGCAAAAGCGATTATTTTGATTTCGGTACAATTTGTTGTGGGAATGAGCTTACAATTTTTGATGAACCGAATTACCACCTCTGCTTTCAAGCAGTTAAAACAACAACCTAATCGAGTAGATATTTGGAAACTCAAACCAACAGGTTTAACTAAAGCCTTTTTACAAGCGGTCATTTTTTTGCAAAGTTTTGTCATAATTCTACCGCTTGTCAGTGTGATATGGGCTGGCATAAGCGTGTCAAACCTCGGCGAGCGTTTACTCAATCCAGCCCTCTGGAAAGCAATTCAGTTCTCGTTAGTCTTAAGCCTTATTGCCTCTTTTGTAGTGATTGGCATTAGCTATCTTATTGCTCTTGAAGCTCGCCAACTGCTCTATAAAAAATCAAAAATTGCCCACAGTATTTTAGGTAGCGTTGCAATTTATCCATTGTTACTGCCTATTTTTTTATTATCTGTCGGATTGTTTATTTTATTGATGAATCAAGATCTCTCAACGACTGAATTATTAGTTTTGGTAGGCGTATGCAACGGATTAACCTTGCTGCCTTTTATCTATCCGATGCTCTTTTCAGCAATGTGGCATAGCCTCATTTCTCACAACAAACTCGCTCAAAGTTTAGGGCTAACAGGCTTTCAACGCTGGTGGATTGTGGAAAAAATGCAGCTAATTCGACCGCTTGCAACCTGCTTTGCATTGGCGATGTCCTCAAGTTTAGGCAGTTTTACCGTGATTGCCTTTTTTGGAAATCGTGATTTCAGTTCGTTACCTTATTTGCTCTATCAACAACTTGGAAGCTATCGAACCGAAGATGCTGCCGTTACCGCATTAATATTAATGCTATTCGCCTTGTTGCCATTTTTATGTATAAAGGATAAAACATGATCAAATTAGATCTTCAATTTACCTATGAGCAAATGCCAATGCACTTCCAATTTTCCGCTAATCAAGGCGAACGCATTGCTGTAGTTGGGGAAAGCGGTGCGGGTAAAAGCACTTTGCTTAATCTGATTGCAGGTTTTGAAAAAGCGAAAAATGGGGAATTGTTTTTAAACCAAGAAAATCACACTCACACTGAAGTGGCACAACGCCCTATTTCAATGCTGTTTCAAGATAATAATGTTTTTCCACACTTAACGGTAGAGCAAA is a genomic window containing:
- the crr gene encoding PTS glucose transporter subunit IIA, with protein sequence MGLFDKLFGSKQKESQEIKIYSPLTGEIVNIEDVPDVVFSEKIVGDGIAIRPAGDVIVAPVNGTIGKIFETNHAFSIESEDGVELFVHFGIDTVELKGEGFSRVATEGQTVKVGDPIIKFDLALLEGKAKSVLTPIVISNMDEISNLSKLNGQVVAGESVVLTLTK
- the ptsI gene encoding phosphoenolpyruvate-protein phosphotransferase PtsI — encoded protein: MITGIAASPGAVFGKALVLKEEPIILNARKITSSEIEAEKAKFFDGREKAVAQLTAIKEKARRTLGEEKEAIFEGHLMILEDEELEEEILSYLSDNLVTADVAASKVIEMQASMLAEIDDEYLKERAGDIRDIGNRLVRNILNMNIIDLGDIQDEVILVAYDLTPSETAQLNLDKVLGFITDIGGRTSHTSIMARSLELPAIVGTNNVTSLVKTGDFLILDAINNEVHLNPSEEKIEEFKSLQDKLKAEKEELAKLKELPAETLDGHKVDVAGNIGTIRDVDGILRNGAEGVGLYRTEFLFMDRSQLPSEEEQFQAYKEIVEAMDGKMVILRTMDIGGDKELPYLDLPKEMNPFLGWRAVRIGFTRREILDTQLRAVLRASAFGNLAVMFPMIISVEEIRLLKSIVAELKEQLRSEGHAFDENLKLGIMVETPSAAINARHLAKEADFFSIGTNDLTQYTLAVDRGNEIIAHLYNPLSPSVLNLIKQVIDASHAEGKWTGMCGELAGDVRATALLLGMGLDEFSMSGISVPHIKKLIRSIHFAETKALADKALAQPTVADIERLVDEFYQKLN
- a CDS encoding HPr family phosphocarrier protein — translated: MYSKDVVITAPNGLHTRPAAEFVKAAKGFVSDITVASGGKSASAKSLFKLQTLGLTQGTTITISADGEDEQKAVDFLVDLIPTLE
- the thiP gene encoding thiamine/thiamine pyrophosphate ABC transporter permease ThiP, yielding MLSKLTKTTAWFIYFSIIALYGFSLWSLVGHQQDTTLISGIYVLKILGYSSLQATLSAVLSLILGSFLARSFFYLDFKGKQLLYKTLSFVWALPSLVIIFAVIGVFGHSGWLAHLFQFLGWEWKFNLYGLQGIIIAHCLFNIPFVMKYYISGLNLIPSNRFQLAAQLNLKGRHYIQIVELPVIRTLLPYIFMTVFLVCFTSFPIVLMLGGSPKYSTLEVAIYQAVTFEFDFAKAIILISVQFVVGMSLQFLMNRITTSAFKQLKQQPNRVDIWKLKPTGLTKAFLQAVIFLQSFVIILPLVSVIWAGISVSNLGERLLNPALWKAIQFSLVLSLIASFVVIGISYLIALEARQLLYKKSKIAHSILGSVAIYPLLLPIFLLSVGLFILLMNQDLSTTELLVLVGVCNGLTLLPFIYPMLFSAMWHSLISHNKLAQSLGLTGFQRWWIVEKMQLIRPLATCFALAMSSSLGSFTVIAFFGNRDFSSLPYLLYQQLGSYRTEDAAVTALILMLFALLPFLCIKDKT